The genome window ACTTAAAAACCCAAATGGTTTGTTTGCagaaatgtatttatatatatagtgcaaAAAAATTGATAGTTTAGTGAGTGGAGAATATGATAAGTTCTATGGCTGGGTGGATTAATAGGTTAGCTAGTGTCTAGTGATGGTGCACTTCACAATTCACATGGGTAGGCATGGGATCACAGGTTAAGTACAGAAGGGATAAAGAAACTAAAGATCAAAAAGAAGATGACAAATATAGCCAAAAATGGCTTCACGGGTTCACCAACTATTCCAAACCCATTAACAAGTTGAGCCCCAATAtgacaaaacacaaaaaagactGCATATAGTCATATACATGtactatataaatataatatatacccATTTATATAGGGTAAATTCAGTATTATTGGCCACAAAAGagtttttggcttcttcttcttcaaccacCATCAtgtcctcttctttttcttctttgagaTGTTGTTTCTTTGTGGGTTTAATGGTGTTTTTCTTTCTGAGTTATGTGTGTGAAGGAGCAAGTGATGATGGCCAAGTCAATGTTGGCAACATTTCAAAGGTTGAAGATGCAGGGAATTTCCATTTGTATTATGGCCAGACCTTCAAAGTCATCAAGAACGCCATTGATGGCAAGACCTACCTTCTCATCCAGGTTCAATTTTTGTTCCAAATCTCACTGTTAAATACTGCAGCATGGTTTAATCTGTCcccaaacaaaacccaaatgCTCTGGTTTCTAGTGTTCTTGCTGTTTTTgttctaattttctttttgattagttTCTGGTATGAAATGAATAAAACATTTGTCAGAACAATTCAAGAATGGCAGCAAAGACTAAATATTGCACTTCAAGGATGAAATCATTTGTCATTCCCTTGTCAAATTATTCAGCTGATACAGACTTCTTTCCTGGTAACATTTCATCACACACACAgtacaatttatttatttatagtttGATCTCATATTTTCTAACCTCTCTCTGTTTTTCCTCCTAATAATCTCTCAATGTTGTGCACTTTCAGTTTCCTTTTTTGAGGTAAGACTCAAAAACTTCACcatcctctgtttttcttttatggAGGATATGAACTATAACTCAACTTGCAGTCTCTAGAGCACCATAATATTTTTCTCTTACATTTTTTGCAGCTGCTAGGCTTACTGGATAGCATGAAGGGAATGACTTCAGACACAGTGGCTTCACAATGTGTTCTAAAACTATATGAAGCTGGAGAGTTGGAGATAATGAACAAAACTGATCCACAACACTTCACACAATTTGCAGCACATTTTGTATCCCTAACAGGTCAAGCAGAGGCTTGCAATTTCGTCAACTTCGTCGCTTTCAGTGAGATTCTCCCTTTGCAGGTATGAACATTCAATGTTCATATAATCAgaatttgttttctgttttttcaaCAGAATACATTCTGATCAAGCAAGATGTTTTGTATGGTAGAGAGCAGAATGGATCAAGTTCTTGGGAGTTTATGCAAACCTAGAAACTAGGGCTAACCAGGTGTACAATACTGTGAGTATCATACATCACATTTTGGTGTCCTGCATATTTTTGAAAGCATACATTGTTCTAatcttgttctttcttttccaaAACTTATATTTGAACAGGTTAAAGAAAATTATTTGTGTTTGAGTAATGTAGCAGCAACCAAGACAAAATCATTCAAACCAACAGTAGCTTGGATGGAGCATAAGAATGTCAGTATGgctcctcatatatatatatgtatatgtatatgtactttCAAAATGTCTAAATATAGAAGAATGAGACTAAGTATTGAAGTTTCCTTGTTCTTTACAGGGTATATGGTCCTTTACTAAGGAAACATACAAGATGAAGGTACAAACATAAACACCTGAATCCCGCGAATACTCGCTCCAAAGATTAGCTTAAACTTTCATATTTTTCTATTAATATGCCTAAAACATTAAACTGTGGAGTGTGGAACAGTTTTTGGAAGATGCAGGTGGAGAAAATGTGGATGGATCTATCAACAAGATGACTTACAATGTCTCTAACTCTGATGACTTGGAGGCACTTCATGCCATCCTATGTGTTAGTCTTATTTTatccccttaattttttgttCATGCATAATTAGACAATTTAGATAtgatttctttcttatttttcttatttcatCTCTTCTGTCCcttaaatatattaattttcttttcttaattagAGTGTGGATGTGGTGATTGATGAAACGTATACTTCTGATCCTGTTGGCTACAATCAATCAACTTTTCTCCAAAACATAGGTGTTGACGACAACTCTTGTTTTGCTTTCCTcacaaatcaaagcatatggaGATATGATAAAAGAATTCAATTAAACTCAACTACACTAGGTCAGtattattatttgaaattttttttcttaatttctttaagTTTCTTCATCCTGCCATA of Tripterygium wilfordii isolate XIE 37 chromosome 13, ASM1340144v1, whole genome shotgun sequence contains these proteins:
- the LOC120011986 gene encoding uncharacterized protein LOC120011986 isoform X1; the protein is MSSSFSSLRCCFFVGLMVFFFLSYVCEGASDDGQVNVGNISKVEDAGNFHLYYGQTFKVIKNAIDGKTYLLIQNNSRMAAKTKYCTSRMKSFVIPLSNYSADTDFFPVSFFELLGLLDSMKGMTSDTVASQCVLKLYEAGELEIMNKTDPQHFTQFAAHFVSLTGQAEACNFVNFVAFSEILPLQRAEWIKFLGVYANLETRANQVYNTVKENYLCLSNVAATKTKSFKPTVAWMEHKNGIWSFTKETYKMKFLEDAGGENVDGSINKMTYNVSNSDDLEALHAILCSVDVVIDETYTSDPVGYNQSTFLQNIGVDDNSCFAFLTNQSIWRYDKRIQLNSTTLDWFDGAVSQPQLVLADLIEILFPTGNYTTSYFRNIAKEEEIVSISSSMCNRDSNLAMEPTVIPCQ
- the LOC120011986 gene encoding uncharacterized protein LOC120011986 isoform X2 gives rise to the protein MCVKEQVMMAKSMLATFQRLKMQGISICIMARPSKSSRTPLMARPTFSSRMAAKTKYCTSRMKSFVIPLSNYSADTDFFPVSFFELLGLLDSMKGMTSDTVASQCVLKLYEAGELEIMNKTDPQHFTQFAAHFVSLTGQAEACNFVNFVAFSEILPLQRAEWIKFLGVYANLETRANQVYNTVKENYLCLSNVAATKTKSFKPTVAWMEHKNGIWSFTKETYKMKFLEDAGGENVDGSINKMTYNVSNSDDLEALHAILCSVDVVIDETYTSDPVGYNQSTFLQNIGVDDNSCFAFLTNQSIWRYDKRIQLNSTTLDWFDGAVSQPQLVLADLIEILFPTGNYTTSYFRNIAKEEEIVSISSSMCNRDSNLAMEPTVIPCQ